In the genome of Rhodamnia argentea isolate NSW1041297 chromosome 3, ASM2092103v1, whole genome shotgun sequence, one region contains:
- the LOC115729018 gene encoding deoxyhypusine synthase isoform X2 — protein sequence MDEALKESLMASVHSTVFKESETLEGKCIKIEGYDFNRGVDYNQLMRSMVSTGFQASNLGDAIEVVNEMLDWRLSDETIPEDCDEEERDQAYRASVKCKLFLGFTSNLISSGVRDTVRYLVQHQMVDVVATTAGGIEEDLIKCLAPTYKGDFSLPGALLRSKGLNRIGNLLVPNDNYCKFEDWIIPIFDQMLREQKEENVLWTPSRVIARLGKEVNDERSYLYWAYKNNIPVFCPGLTDGSLGDMLYFHSFSSPGLIIDLVQDIRAMNGEAVHAGPRKTGMIILGGGMPKHHICNANMMRNGADFAVFINTAQEFDGSDSGAQPDEAVSWGKIRGSAKIVKVHCDATIAFPILVAETFAARKELIQQN from the exons ATGGACGAGGCATTGAAAGAGAGCCTTATGGCTTCGGTTCACTCCACTGTGTTCAAAGAATCAGAAACTCTAGAAGGGAAGTGCATAAAGATTGAGGGTTATGACTTCAATCGAGGAGTCGATTATAATCAGCTTATGAGGTCCATGGTCTCCACTGGATTTCAAGCCTCCAACCTTGGGGACGCGATCGAAGTGGTTAATGAAATG CTAGACTGGAGGCTCTCTGACGAGACTATACCTGAAGATTGCGACGAGGAGGAGAGAGACCAAGCATATAGAGCGTCTGTCAAATGCAAGTTGTTCCTCGGTTTCACTTCCAACCTTATCTCGTCTGGTGTCAGAGATACAGTCCGTTATCTTGTTCAGCATCAAATG GTCGATGTAGTGGCAACAACAGCTGGTGGCATAGAGGAAGATCTTATAAAATGCCTTGCGCCTACATACAAAGGTGATTTTTCCCTGCCTGGAGCTCTCTTGCGCTCGAAAGGATTGAACCGCATTGGTAACCTGTTGGTTCCTAATGACAATTATTGTAAATTTGAGGACTGGATAATTCCAATATTTGACCAGATGCTGAGGGAGCAGAAAGAAGAG AATGTATTATGGACCCCTTCTAGGGTGATTGCTCGCTTGGGGAAAGAGGTTAATGATGAAAGGTCGTACCTTTATTGGGCATACAAG AATAATATTCCTGTCTTCTGTCCTGGGTTAACGGATGGCTCGCTGGGAGACATGTTATACTTCCACTCCTTCAGTAGTCCTGGTCTAATCATTGACCTAGTCCAAG ATATTAGGGCCATGAATGGCGAAGCAGTCCATGCTGGCCCTAGAAAAACTGGAATGATAATCCTGGGAGGAGGGATGCCTAAACATCACATATGCAATGCTAATATGATGCGAAATGGGGCGGACTTTGCTGTCTTCATCAATACAGCCCAAGAATTTGATGGAAGTGATTCTGGAGCTCAGCCAGATGAGGCTGTTTCTTGGGGAAAAATACGTGGGTCCGCCAAAATTGTTAAG GTACATTGTGATGCTACCATTGCTTTCCCTATACTGGTTGCCGAAACATTTGCTGCAAGGAAAGAATTAATTCAACAAAACTGA
- the LOC115729018 gene encoding deoxyhypusine synthase isoform X1: MDEALKESLMASVHSTVFKESETLEGKCIKIEGYDFNRGVDYNQLMRSMVSTGFQASNLGDAIEVVNEMVTFLNWRLSDETIPEDCDEEERDQAYRASVKCKLFLGFTSNLISSGVRDTVRYLVQHQMVDVVATTAGGIEEDLIKCLAPTYKGDFSLPGALLRSKGLNRIGNLLVPNDNYCKFEDWIIPIFDQMLREQKEENVLWTPSRVIARLGKEVNDERSYLYWAYKNNIPVFCPGLTDGSLGDMLYFHSFSSPGLIIDLVQDIRAMNGEAVHAGPRKTGMIILGGGMPKHHICNANMMRNGADFAVFINTAQEFDGSDSGAQPDEAVSWGKIRGSAKIVKVHCDATIAFPILVAETFAARKELIQQN; this comes from the exons ATGGACGAGGCATTGAAAGAGAGCCTTATGGCTTCGGTTCACTCCACTGTGTTCAAAGAATCAGAAACTCTAGAAGGGAAGTGCATAAAGATTGAGGGTTATGACTTCAATCGAGGAGTCGATTATAATCAGCTTATGAGGTCCATGGTCTCCACTGGATTTCAAGCCTCCAACCTTGGGGACGCGATCGAAGTGGTTAATGAAATGGTAACTTTTTTAA ACTGGAGGCTCTCTGACGAGACTATACCTGAAGATTGCGACGAGGAGGAGAGAGACCAAGCATATAGAGCGTCTGTCAAATGCAAGTTGTTCCTCGGTTTCACTTCCAACCTTATCTCGTCTGGTGTCAGAGATACAGTCCGTTATCTTGTTCAGCATCAAATG GTCGATGTAGTGGCAACAACAGCTGGTGGCATAGAGGAAGATCTTATAAAATGCCTTGCGCCTACATACAAAGGTGATTTTTCCCTGCCTGGAGCTCTCTTGCGCTCGAAAGGATTGAACCGCATTGGTAACCTGTTGGTTCCTAATGACAATTATTGTAAATTTGAGGACTGGATAATTCCAATATTTGACCAGATGCTGAGGGAGCAGAAAGAAGAG AATGTATTATGGACCCCTTCTAGGGTGATTGCTCGCTTGGGGAAAGAGGTTAATGATGAAAGGTCGTACCTTTATTGGGCATACAAG AATAATATTCCTGTCTTCTGTCCTGGGTTAACGGATGGCTCGCTGGGAGACATGTTATACTTCCACTCCTTCAGTAGTCCTGGTCTAATCATTGACCTAGTCCAAG ATATTAGGGCCATGAATGGCGAAGCAGTCCATGCTGGCCCTAGAAAAACTGGAATGATAATCCTGGGAGGAGGGATGCCTAAACATCACATATGCAATGCTAATATGATGCGAAATGGGGCGGACTTTGCTGTCTTCATCAATACAGCCCAAGAATTTGATGGAAGTGATTCTGGAGCTCAGCCAGATGAGGCTGTTTCTTGGGGAAAAATACGTGGGTCCGCCAAAATTGTTAAG GTACATTGTGATGCTACCATTGCTTTCCCTATACTGGTTGCCGAAACATTTGCTGCAAGGAAAGAATTAATTCAACAAAACTGA
- the LOC115729018 gene encoding deoxyhypusine synthase isoform X3 has translation MVDVVATTAGGIEEDLIKCLAPTYKGDFSLPGALLRSKGLNRIGNLLVPNDNYCKFEDWIIPIFDQMLREQKEENVLWTPSRVIARLGKEVNDERSYLYWAYKNNIPVFCPGLTDGSLGDMLYFHSFSSPGLIIDLVQDIRAMNGEAVHAGPRKTGMIILGGGMPKHHICNANMMRNGADFAVFINTAQEFDGSDSGAQPDEAVSWGKIRGSAKIVKVHCDATIAFPILVAETFAARKELIQQN, from the exons ATG GTCGATGTAGTGGCAACAACAGCTGGTGGCATAGAGGAAGATCTTATAAAATGCCTTGCGCCTACATACAAAGGTGATTTTTCCCTGCCTGGAGCTCTCTTGCGCTCGAAAGGATTGAACCGCATTGGTAACCTGTTGGTTCCTAATGACAATTATTGTAAATTTGAGGACTGGATAATTCCAATATTTGACCAGATGCTGAGGGAGCAGAAAGAAGAG AATGTATTATGGACCCCTTCTAGGGTGATTGCTCGCTTGGGGAAAGAGGTTAATGATGAAAGGTCGTACCTTTATTGGGCATACAAG AATAATATTCCTGTCTTCTGTCCTGGGTTAACGGATGGCTCGCTGGGAGACATGTTATACTTCCACTCCTTCAGTAGTCCTGGTCTAATCATTGACCTAGTCCAAG ATATTAGGGCCATGAATGGCGAAGCAGTCCATGCTGGCCCTAGAAAAACTGGAATGATAATCCTGGGAGGAGGGATGCCTAAACATCACATATGCAATGCTAATATGATGCGAAATGGGGCGGACTTTGCTGTCTTCATCAATACAGCCCAAGAATTTGATGGAAGTGATTCTGGAGCTCAGCCAGATGAGGCTGTTTCTTGGGGAAAAATACGTGGGTCCGCCAAAATTGTTAAG GTACATTGTGATGCTACCATTGCTTTCCCTATACTGGTTGCCGAAACATTTGCTGCAAGGAAAGAATTAATTCAACAAAACTGA